In Archangium violaceum, the following are encoded in one genomic region:
- a CDS encoding aminotransferase class I/II-fold pyridoxal phosphate-dependent enzyme, which yields MSRPIFAGRVAHLGTTVFTEFSALALKHGAMNLGQGFPDFDGPEAVKEAARKAITDGVNQYAPSSGLRDLRVAIAEHGARFHGHTGIDPDTMVTVTSGATEAIFCVLLGLVDPGDEVVAFEPFYDSYDANIGFLGAKSRYVPLRPPDASHSTWWFDRDEVRAAFGPRTRVLILNTPHNPTGKVFTREELEFLGGLCAEFDVKVLSDEVYEHIVFAPARHIRAATVPSLTDRTVTVSSGGKSFSLTGWKIGWIIAPPALRDAVQRAHQFVTFATASPLQAAMAAALRLPDTYFQELGTQYLSKRERLLSGLAEAGLKAYVPEGSYFIMADIRGRGFADDVAFCRHLVTEVGVAAIPPSVFYGPEHKHLGQGMARFAFCKTEAVLDEAVRRLKEGLARAR from the coding sequence ATGAGCAGGCCAATCTTCGCGGGCCGGGTGGCCCATCTCGGAACCACCGTCTTCACCGAGTTCAGCGCGCTGGCGCTGAAGCACGGGGCCATGAACCTGGGGCAGGGCTTCCCGGACTTCGACGGGCCCGAGGCCGTGAAGGAGGCCGCCCGCAAGGCCATCACCGACGGGGTGAATCAGTACGCGCCCAGCAGCGGCCTGCGCGACCTGCGCGTGGCCATCGCCGAGCACGGCGCGCGCTTCCACGGGCACACGGGCATCGATCCGGACACCATGGTGACCGTCACCAGCGGTGCCACCGAGGCCATCTTCTGCGTGCTGCTGGGCCTGGTGGATCCGGGTGACGAGGTGGTGGCCTTCGAGCCCTTCTACGACTCGTACGACGCCAACATCGGCTTCCTCGGGGCGAAGTCGCGCTACGTGCCGCTGCGGCCGCCGGACGCCTCGCACTCCACGTGGTGGTTCGATCGGGACGAGGTGCGCGCCGCCTTCGGTCCCCGGACGCGGGTGCTCATCCTCAACACGCCGCACAACCCCACCGGCAAGGTGTTCACCCGCGAGGAGCTCGAGTTCCTGGGCGGCCTGTGCGCCGAGTTCGATGTGAAGGTGCTCTCGGACGAGGTGTACGAGCACATCGTCTTCGCGCCCGCGCGACACATCCGCGCCGCCACCGTGCCGTCACTGACCGACCGGACGGTAACCGTGAGCAGCGGGGGCAAGTCGTTCAGCCTCACCGGTTGGAAGATTGGATGGATCATCGCGCCACCGGCGCTGCGTGACGCGGTGCAGCGGGCGCACCAGTTCGTGACGTTCGCCACGGCCTCGCCACTGCAGGCGGCGATGGCGGCGGCGCTGCGGCTGCCGGACACGTACTTCCAGGAGCTGGGCACCCAGTACCTCTCCAAGAGGGAGCGGCTGCTCTCGGGGCTCGCCGAGGCGGGACTGAAGGCGTACGTGCCCGAGGGCAGCTACTTCATCATGGCGGACATTCGCGGGAGGGGCTTCGCGGACGACGTGGCCTTCTGCCGACACCTGGTGACGGAGGTGGGAGTAGCGGCCATCCCTCCGAGTGTTTTCTATGGTCCCGAGCACAAGCACCTGGGGCAGGGGATGGCGCGCTTCGCCTTCTGCAAGACAGAGGCGGTGTTGGATGAAGCGGTGCGCCGGTTGAAGGAGGGGCTGGCTCGGGCCCGCTGA